The following is a genomic window from Helicobacter sp. NHP19-003.
AAGGCATTTTTTGTCTAAGGATGCCCATGATAGTGATCCCTGCAAGGTTAGAATCCACCCGTTTCCCCCGTAAGCTTTTGGTGCCGATTCAAGGCGTACCTATGGTGGTCGCCACTGCCCGCAACGCCCAAAAGGTTGATGAAGTCATTGTTGCATGCGATGATGCCTTACTTTTAAGGGCCTGTGAGGATTTTAACATTAAAGCTATTTTGACCAACAAAGCGCACACAAGCGGAACTGACAGATGCGCCCAGGCTTGTACCCTTTTAAACCTCCCCGAGCAAACCCCCGTTTTGAATTTGCAGGGTGATGAACCCTTTTTAGAACCCGAAATCATCGCCACACTTTTAAAAGAATCCCAAAAAACGCCTTTTATGCACACTTGCATTAAAGAAATCAGCCCCAAAGAAGCCCAAGACCCCAATGTCGTTAAAGTCGTGTGCGGCACAGGCAATCGCGCCCTTTATTTTTCACGCGCCCCCATCCCCTATGGCAGAGATGAGCAACACCGCGCCTTTTTGGGGCATATCGGCATCTATGGCTTTAGAGTCGGCACACTTTTAGAGTTTTGCGCCCTTGAAAAAAGCCCCCTAGAGGACATCGAAAAACTCGAGCAACTGCGCGCGCTCTACCACCACAAGGCGATCACCACAAGCCTTGTTAAAACCCAAAGTGTCGGCATAGACACTCTGCAAGACTTGCAAGAAGCCTTAAAAAGGTGCTAGAAAACCTTAAAACCCACAAAGTTTTAAAGGCGCAAATCGCCCTTTTTGCCCCCTATTTGCAAAGTGGGGTGAGTGAGCTTCTCAGCAACACTGAAAACGAGCTGTGGTTGTATCAACTCAATGGTACACGCCAAAAAGTCCACGACCCGACCTTTAGCAAAGAGTTTTTGCTACGCTTTTGTGAGCAATTAGCCAATTACAGAGATTTACCCTTTAGCGAGCAAGCCCCCACTTTAAACTGCTCCATTCCCTTCACCCGTTATCGGGTGAGTGCAAACCACTTCAGCATCACCACGAATAACCAAATCAGCCTGAATATCCGCGTACCTAGTTTGCAAAAATTCCCCCTTGAGGCTTTCTCTTTGGCCTCCACTTGCCCTTTTAGCCACACCGACTTAAAAAGCATGGCACAAGAGAAGCATAATATTTTGATCAGCGGAGCGACTGCTAGCGGGAAAACAAGCCTATTGAACGCCCTGCTCGAGTTTATCCCCAAAGAGGAGCGAGTCGTGAGCGTGGAGGACAGTCAAGAGCTAGATTTGAGCGGATTTGAAAACAGCGTGGGACTGTTGGTGGGCAAAATCGAGCAAACCCCCTTCACCTACGAAAACGCCCTCAACATGGCGATGCGCATGCGCCCCGATCGACTCATGGTCGGCGAGATAGACACGAGAAACGCGCTTTTGTTTTTGCGCTTTGGCAACACGGGACATAAGGGGATGATGTCAACCCTGCACGCCAATAGCGTGGAGCAGGTTCTAGAAGCCATCGCCCTAAACATTGAAATGGGGCACAAGGCCAAGTTTGATTTAAACATTGTCAAACGCTACTTCAAAAGCGCGGTTGATGTTGTGATCCAAGTGTGTAAAATCCAAGAGCAAAGGCACATCACACAAGTCCTTTTCAGCAAGGATTTATAATTCTGTAACGAGCTTATAAGTGGTGGTTAAAATACTCAGGGTATAAATGCTCAAGAGCAAAACCCGATGGATTTCCTCATTTGCCACCATGATTAATTTAATGCCAAGCCCGACTCCAGCCAAAGCACCCATGCCCGTCAAAAAACCGATCCACAAAACATGGGGGGTTAAAACGCCCGTGTGGGTAAGAGCAACCACCCCTGAAAGCGAAGAAAAGATGACAAAGAACAGCCCTAAGGGCACGATTTTTTGCGTGTCGTATTTTAAGAAGTAGCCCAAAAAGGGGACAATCAAAATCCCCCCACCCATGCCAAGCGGGATCGAGAAAACACCCGTGAGCAAGCCAGCTAAGACTAAAATGGCATGTTTTTGGCTCAAGTGCCAATGGGTTAGGGGGATTTTAAAGCGGGTGCGTTTGGAGTGCATTTGGAAGTGGGCGCTTTGGTAGTTGCCATTGCGCTCAAAGGCGTATTTCAAGCAAGTGTAGCACACCACCGCCACAAATAACCCCATTAACAGGCGATCGTCAATGTGCTTGAGTAAAAAGCTGCCCAGAATCGCCCCAAACAACCCGCCTAGTGCAACCGCTAGCCCCTCTTTAACATCCAACAAGCCTTTTTTATAGTTGATGAGCGAGCCTGCCAGCGAAGAAAAGAGCATCTGAAAAAGGGAGATGCCCACCGCGTGGCTGTAACTAAAGCCAGCGAACACGGCGGCGGGCACAACAATCTCCCCCCCACCGATGCCAAAAAAACCCGCCGTAACGCCCGTTACAAAGCCCACTAGGGCTAAAACAAAATCAAGTCCCATATTATAAATGCGAGATGATCACCTCTCCAAACTCTGAGCTGGACACTTCGGTTGCACCCTCCATCAAGCGCGCAAAGTCGTAGGTAACTTTTTTGCTTTCAATCGCCTTTTGCATGCCCACCACGATTAAATCCGCCGCTTCAATCCAGCCCATATGGCGCAACATCATTTCCGCGCTTAAGATGATGGAGCCGGGATTAACTTTATTTTGTCCGGCGTATTTGGGGGCGGTGCCGTGTGTCGCCTCAAACATAGCGACACTATCGTTCATGTTTGCCCCAGGGGCGATGCCAATCCCGCCCACCATCGCCGCCAAAGCGTCTGAGATATAATCCCCATTTAAATTCATGGTGGCGATCACATCATATTCAGCAGGGCGGAGTAAAATTTGTTGCAAAAAGGCATCGGCGATCATGTCCTTAATGACAATCTCCTTGCCCGTTTTAGGGTTTTTCAGCACACACCAAGGCCCTTTATCGAGCACTTTTGCGCCAAACTCTTTTTGCGCCAAAGCGTAACCCCATTTCATAAAAGCCCCCTCAGTGTATTTCATGATGTTGCCCTTATGCACAAAAGTGAGGCTGTTGCGATCGTTGTCGATGGTGTATTCGATTGCTTTACGCACAAGCCTTTCTGTCCCCTCTAAACTGATGGGCTTGATGCCTACGCTGCTTGTTTGGGGGAAGCGGATTTTAGTAACTTTTAATTCCTCTTGCAAAAACTTAATGAGCTTTTTGGCTTCGGGTGTGTCTTGGTTAAACTCAATGCCGGCGTAAATGTCCTCGCTGTTTTCTCTAAAAAT
Proteins encoded in this region:
- the kdsB gene encoding 3-deoxy-manno-octulosonate cytidylyltransferase translates to MIVIPARLESTRFPRKLLVPIQGVPMVVATARNAQKVDEVIVACDDALLLRACEDFNIKAILTNKAHTSGTDRCAQACTLLNLPEQTPVLNLQGDEPFLEPEIIATLLKESQKTPFMHTCIKEISPKEAQDPNVVKVVCGTGNRALYFSRAPIPYGRDEQHRAFLGHIGIYGFRVGTLLEFCALEKSPLEDIEKLEQLRALYHHKAITTSLVKTQSVGIDTLQDLQEALKRC
- a CDS encoding sulfite exporter TauE/SafE family protein; this translates as MGLDFVLALVGFVTGVTAGFFGIGGGEIVVPAAVFAGFSYSHAVGISLFQMLFSSLAGSLINYKKGLLDVKEGLAVALGGLFGAILGSFLLKHIDDRLLMGLFVAVVCYTCLKYAFERNGNYQSAHFQMHSKRTRFKIPLTHWHLSQKHAILVLAGLLTGVFSIPLGMGGGILIVPFLGYFLKYDTQKIVPLGLFFVIFSSLSGVVALTHTGVLTPHVLWIGFLTGMGALAGVGLGIKLIMVANEEIHRVLLLSIYTLSILTTTYKLVTEL
- the icd gene encoding isocitrate dehydrogenase (NADP(+)); translated protein: MSYNPKYLSAPTQGTAITYKEGKLHVPDHPIIPFIEGDGIGVDITPVMRKVVDAAVHKAYKGAKKIAWYEVFVGEKCFNKFKDHPELSLEEQWLLPDTIEAINHFKVSIKGPLTTPVGEGFRSLNVALRQKMDLYVCLRPVRWYGSPSPVKDPAKVDMVIFRENSEDIYAGIEFNQDTPEAKKLIKFLQEELKVTKIRFPQTSSVGIKPISLEGTERLVRKAIEYTIDNDRNSLTFVHKGNIMKYTEGAFMKWGYALAQKEFGAKVLDKGPWCVLKNPKTGKEIVIKDMIADAFLQQILLRPAEYDVIATMNLNGDYISDALAAMVGGIGIAPGANMNDSVAMFEATHGTAPKYAGQNKVNPGSIILSAEMMLRHMGWIEAADLIVVGMQKAIESKKVTYDFARLMEGATEVSSSEFGEVIISHL
- a CDS encoding ATPase, T2SS/T4P/T4SS family; protein product: MLENLKTHKVLKAQIALFAPYLQSGVSELLSNTENELWLYQLNGTRQKVHDPTFSKEFLLRFCEQLANYRDLPFSEQAPTLNCSIPFTRYRVSANHFSITTNNQISLNIRVPSLQKFPLEAFSLASTCPFSHTDLKSMAQEKHNILISGATASGKTSLLNALLEFIPKEERVVSVEDSQELDLSGFENSVGLLVGKIEQTPFTYENALNMAMRMRPDRLMVGEIDTRNALLFLRFGNTGHKGMMSTLHANSVEQVLEAIALNIEMGHKAKFDLNIVKRYFKSAVDVVIQVCKIQEQRHITQVLFSKDL